The genomic stretch TTACCCGATTTTTGAAGGGTTATGCGACAGCCCCAAGAAAAACCCCGAAGGGATGCAATAACTTAGCCCGGGGTACCACCCCTGGAAAGTGAACGACAAAATGCGGAGCCCTGAAATGGTAAAATAAGAATTTCTACACAAACAAAAAGTTGTACCCTTTCAGGCTTTCAGGGTATAAAAATGAGATTTCGAGAGGTTTCACCCCTCGCTATGTAATGCGCCCACGCGGAATATAAAGATAGATAGTTTATTTACACCCAAATGACCTTTCAACTTATACCTCTCCGTACTCCCTTTGATTTACCTGCTTTAAAGTCATAATTTCGAATAATGATCAGCTGTTTCTTAACTTAATGACATTGGGTCTACCACCACAGGGGCCAATGAAAATTTGGCAGGCAGGTCAACATTTATAGTTATGCTAAAACCTCCAAAGTTCATCAATACCACTCATAGCCTTTTTCAAACTGCTCCTGACTTACCGGCAATCCTTCAAAGGATTTGTCATAATTCATATACAGATGCAGACGACACTTCTTTTCCCTACTGATGTCAAACATTTCTACGGGTAGATTTTCTTTTGAAATAGCATTTCCTTGAACATTAATGTATTGTAAATTCGGCATTCGCCCAAAAGCCTTGGGTAAGGTTTTTAGTTCATTTCCATCCATCGTTAAATTTCTCAGCTTTTGAAGCTTAACAATTTTTTCAGGAATTTCCGAAATTTGATTACCCCATAATTGGAGGTCTTCCAAAGTTTCGATCTCAAAGACATAATTAGGGATAGCCGTCAGTTTGTTATGTCCTAAATTCAAGCTTTTCAAGTTTTTGCAGTGTGCAATTTCCTTGGGGACAGGGATGGTTTTTGGTTTGCTATTGGGATTATAGACGCCCGTTCCTGGGCTGGCAAAAAACCTAAAATTCAACTCCTCCAAGGAATCTTGTTTCCCTAAATTGGGGGAAATGTAAGAGAGATGGTTGCAGTCCGTCATCCAAATTTTCTTGATCTTCATGGTGGAAATCTCATCTGGGATAGAATCGATGGAGTTTTTTGATAAAAAAAATTCTATGGCTGGGGAGTTAGGATCTTGCTTGATGATGGGAAACTTAGTGATTTTAGTTTTTTGTAAGTACAGTTTTTTAAGCTTGGGAAAATTCAATGGTGTTTGTATTACAGAAATAGGGTTATCTGCTAAGTCTATAACCTCTAATTGTTGCATTTTTAGAAGCTGTTGCGGGAAATGTTTAAAATTATTTTCTGATAAGAAAAATTTAGAGAGAGGCAGATTACATATCCAATCTGGTAATTCACTTAAGTTATCTCCATGTAAAAGCAACAAAACTTTTAATTTGCTAAAAGCAAGTAACTCAACAGGAATTTCACCATTAGATAGACTATCGATAGCAACTAATCTAACCAAACCATCTTCATTTTTTTCAAAATCAGCAAGGGGATGACGCTCTTTAATTGCTTTTATCGCCTTTAACTCTTTTTCATAAACCTCCTTAGATATTGTCCTTTTTTTCTCAGAATTACATGCAGAGGTGAATATCGTAAAAAGAACAAATACCAAGTAAATTACCTTATTCATCATCTTATTTATTGGTAGTGAAGTTAAAATAGTAAAAATCATACTGCTGGTGTAAATGGAAAAGTGGAAACAAAACCAATTGCTCAAAATCCCTGATTGTGAATTTTTTCTGTCTCACCCGCTCATTATCTAACTCCCCCCAAAACCCCTTCGGTCCCTCAGCTTTAAGGGCATATTTGGCATCCTCCGCACTAATAGTCATCAACTCACTCTCCATCTCTTTCCAAGTTGCCACCTCCGCATTTTCCTTAATGGGTCGGAAGAAGTTCTCAACAATTTTTTCCAATGAACTTTGGTGTTCCTTTTTGTAATGCTCCCATTGGGGATTGCTGGCATATGTTGGGTTTTGGGCTTGGTATGGGTCCCAGAATTGTGCTTTCATCATATCACGGTCGTATTTTTCGGCTTCTTGGTCTTTGAGGCCTTTGTTGTTTCTTTCTTGTTGGATTTTTTCAAAAAATTGATCCTTTTGGTCTTTGGCGTGTTTGCCCATGGCGCCACTAACGTAGGCATTATAGATGGTCGAGATATAGGAGAGCGTGTCGGTGGCGGGTTCAATATGAAAAACACGTTCATATTCCGCCTGGAAGTCCATGCCTCCTGCAAGGGAACCATAACCACCCTGCCAAAGGGTTCGCTTGGCTTTGATGTCAAGCGTGCCCGTGCCTCCTATTTCATAGAACTGGGGGATCAATTGCCCTTTTTCCAATACAAAGGTGGCGCTGAAGTTGATGGAGAGGTTGCCTTAATACTGTCGGCCATACCACCTATACCCCCTCTCAAATTGCTCCTGACTTACCGGTAAACCTTCAAATGATCTATCTTGAAACATATTAAGGAGTAGAGAACAACGTTTTTCCCTGCTGATGTCAAACATTTCTACGGGTAGATTTTCTTTTGAAATGGCATTACCCCAGACAGATATGGTTTCTAAATTTGGCATTTGCCCAAAGGCTTTAGGTAGGGTTTTCAGCTGATTATTTGTAACATAAATTCTTCTTAGCTTTTGAAGTTTGGAAATCTTTTCCGGAATTTCTGAAATCTTATTCCCTCTAAACCCCAAAATTTCCAGACTTGGGATCTCAAAAACATAATCTGGAATGCTTGTTAGCTCATTGTATTCCAAATCCAAATTTTTCAAATTTTTACAATGTTTTATTTCCTCAGGTATTGGAATTGTTCTTGGAATACTATTTCGATTGTAAAAAGCTGTCCCGAACTCCGCATTAAAACTAAAATTCAGTTCCTCTAAGGAATCTTGTTGCCCTAAATTGGGAGAAATATAAGTGAGTTGATTACAGTCTGTCATCCAAATTTTCTTGATCTTCATGGAGGAAATCTCATCTGGGATAGAATCGATGAGGGTTTCTGCTAAATGAAAATAAATAGCAGGTGAGTTTTCTTCTTGCTTGATGATGGGAAATTTGGAAATTTTTGTTCCTGGCATCCAGAACTTCTCCAACTTAGGAAAATAAAGTGTATCATCTATTGAACTTATAGGGTTCTCAGTCAAAACAATAAGTTCCAATTGGTTCATTTCCAAAAGTTGTTTAGGAAAATGCTTAAATTTATTTTTTCCTAAATAAACTTCTGTTATCGCTAATTTACTTATCCAAGGAGGTAACTCACTAAGGCTGCCATGTAATGAGATTGCCTTTAAATGTTTAAATTTCTTTATTTCCAAAGGGATCTCACCATCATGTAAACTATCTATAAATATATAATCGACAGTTCCTTTTTCAGTTTTGGTGAACTGCAGTGTCGGATGCTTTTCCATTAAAGAATTAATGATGCTTACTTCTTCCTCATCTACAAATTGGTCTTTTTTATCTGTTGAGCATGATAAACAAGCAAGTAAACCAATCAACAATACACTTAACTGCTTCATATTATTGCTTTTTAGTGGTGAAATTAAAATAGTAAAAGTCATATTGTTGATGCAGCTCAAACAACGGAAACAAAACCATTTCCTCAAATTCATTGATTGTAAATTTCTTAGTATATAAATCCCTATCTAATATTCTTCGCTCTCCCCAAAACCCCTTAGGCCCACCTTTCCCCAAAACATAATCTGCATCAACCGCACTAATCGTCATCAACTTGTCCTCCATCTCTTCCCACTTTTCAACCTCCGCATTTTCCTTAATCGGTCGGAAGAAATTCTCAATGATGTTTTCCAATGAGCCTTGGTGTTGCTTTTTGTAGTGCTCCCATTGGGGATTGCTGGCATATGTTGGGTTTTGGGCTTGGTATTGGTCCCAGAATTGTGCTTTCATCATATCACGGTCGTATTTTTCGGCTTCTTGGTCTTTGAGGCCTTTGCTGTTTCTTTCTTGTTGGATTTTTTCAAAAAATTGATCCTTTTGGTCTTTGGCGTGTTTGCCCATGGCGCCACTAACATAGGCATTATAGATGGTCGAGATATAGGAGAGCGTGTCGGTGGCGGGCTCAATATGAAAAACACGTTCATATTCGGCCTGGAAGTCCATGCCTCCTGCAAGGGAACCATAGCCACCCTGCCAAAGGGTTCGCTTGGCTTTGATGTCAAGCGTGCCCCTGCCTCCTATTTCGTAGAACTGGGGGATCAACTGCCCTTTTTCCAAAACAAAGGTGGCGTTGAAGTTGATGGAGAGGTTGCCTTAATACTGTCGGCCATACCACCTATACCCCCTCTCAAATTGCTCCTGACTTACCGGTAAACCTTCAAATGATCTATCTTGAAACATATTAAGGAGTAGAGAACAACGTTTTTCCCTGCTGATGTCAAACATTTCTACGGGTAGATTTTCTTTTGAAATGGCATTGCCCCAAACTGAAATGGTTTCTAAGTTGGGCATTTGCCCAAAAGATCTCGGAAAAGTTTTGAGGTTATTGTTAGGCAGATAAATATCTTTTAATTTTTGAAGCTTCACAATTTTCTCAGGAATTTCCGAAATCTGATTATCCCACAATTCTAAATTTTCCAAGCTTTCAATTTCAAAAACATAATCAGGGATGGCTGTCAGTTTGTTATGTCCTAAATTCAAGCTTTTCAAGTTTTTGCAGTGCGCAATTTCCTTTGGTACAGGCACCGTTTTGGGTTTGCTATTGGGATTATAGACACCCGTACCCGGACTGGCAAAGAACCTAAAGTTCAACTCTTCCAAGGAATCTTGTTTTCCTAAATTAGGGGAAATGTAAGTGAGTTTGTTACAGTCCGTCATCCAAATTTTCTTGATCTTCATGGAGGAAATTTCATCAGGGATAGAATCGATAAGAGTCTCTTTAAAATGGAAATCTATGGCTGGGGAGTTAGGATCTTGCCTGATGATGGGGAATTTGGAAATTTTTGTCCCTGGCATCCAAAGCATTTTTAAATTAGGAAGATCTAAGTCAAAATCAATAGAAGATATAGGGTTGTCTCCTAAATGTATTCCCTCCAACTTTTTCATTTTTAGTAGTTGTTGAGGAAATTCGCTAAGATTATTATTAGGTAAGTATATTTTACGGAGAGGTAGTTCGCTAATCCATTCAGGCAATGCGCTTAAATCAGTTCCATCCACAAGTAAAATTTCTATTTTTTTGAAAAACAGCAATTCTTTTGGTAGTCTACCATTATTTAGACTATCAAAATACACTACATTTACTAAGCCATTCTCGTCTTTTTCAATATCTGCGTTAGGGATTTTCTTAAGGATTGCTTTTATAGCATTTCCTTCCATTTCAAGGTATACTGGAGGAATACTAATTTTATCTTCTGGGTTGCATGAGCAGATAAAAAACGCAAATAGAGTGATAATCAAATATTTAATTTTACTCATCGACTTATTTTTTAGTAGTGAAATTGAAATAGTAGAAGTCGTATTGCTGATGTAAATGAAAGAGAGGGTATAGTACGGTTTCCTCAAACTCAACAATGCTAAATTTCTTTTTATCAATTATTGAACCTTCCAATTTCCGCTCTCCCCAAAACCCCTTAGGCCCACCTTTCCCCAAAACATAATCTGCATCAACCGCACTAATTGTCATCAACTCACTCTCCATCTCTTTCCAAGTTGCCACCTCCGCATTTTCCTTAATGGGTCGGAAGAAATTTTCAATGATTTTTTCCAATGAGCCTTGATGCTCCTTTTTGTAGTACTCCCATTGGGGGTTGGAGGCGTATGTTGGGTTTTGAGCTTGGTATGGGTCCCAGAATTGTGCTTTCATCATATCACGGTCGTATTTTTCGGCTTCTTGGTCTTTGAGGCCTTTGCTGTTTCTTTCTTGTTGGATTTTTTCAAAAAATTGATCCTTTTGGTCTTTGGCTCCTTTAGCCATGGCGCCACTAACGTAGGCGTTATAGATGGTCGAGATGTAGGAGAGCGTGTCGGTGGCGGGCTCAATATGAAAAACACGTTCATATTCCGCCTGAAAGTCCATGCCTCCTGCAAGGGAGCCATAGCCACCCTGCCAAAGGGTTCGCTTGGCTTTGATGTCAAGCGTGCCCGTGCCTCCTATTTCATAGAACTGGGGGATCAACTGCCCTTTTTCCAAAACAAAGGTGGCGCTGAAGTTGATGGAGAGGTTGCCTTAATACTGTCGGCCATACCACCTATACCCCCTCTCAAATTGCTCCTGACTTACCGGCAAGCCCTCATAAGATTTATCATTACTCATATACAAAAGCAAGGCGCATTTCTTTTCCCTGTTGATGTCGAACATTTCTACGGGTAGATTTTCTTTTGAAATGGCATTTCCCCAGACTGATATGGTTTCTAAATTTGGCATTTGCCCAAAAGATCTCGGAAAAGTTTTGAGGTTATTGTTAGGCAGATAAATATCTTTTAATTTTTGAAGCTTCACAATTTTCTCAGGAATTTCCGAAATCTGATTATCCCACAATTCTAAATTTTCCAAGCTTTCAATTTCAAAAACATAATCAGGGATGGCTGTCAGTTTGTTGTGCCCCAAATTCAAGCTTTTCAAGTTTTTGCAGTGTGCAATTTCCTTGGGTACAGGCACCGTTTTGGGTTTGCTATTAGGGTTAAAAACACCCGTACCCGGACTGGCAAAGAATCTGAAATTCAGTTCTTCTAAGGAATCTTGTTTTCCTAAATTAGGGGTAATGTAAGTGAGTTGGTTGCAGTCTGTCATCCATATTTTCTTGATTCTCATGGAGGAAATTTCATCTGGAATAGAGTCGATGGGGGTTTCTGCTAAGTGAAAATCTATGGATGGGGAGTTGGGTTCTTGCTTGATGATGGGAAATTTGGTGATTTTTGTCCCTGGCATCCAAAACTGTTTTAATTTGGGGAAGTTGAGAGTTTCGTTTACTGAACTAATAGGATTGTCATTTAATACGATAACCTCTAAAAGGGTCATGTTCAACAACTGATCAGGAAATTGATTAAATCTATTATTTGGTAGATAGATACTTTTTAATGGTAATTTGCTAATCCATTCGGGTAGTTCACTTATTTCACCGTCATAAAGCATAAGCATTTTCAAAGAATCAAACAGCTGTAAATCAACAGGTACCTCACCATTTCTTAGGCTATCGATATAAATATCACATACTAAACCGTTATCATCTTTGTAAATTTTAGCATTTCCATATTTACTCTGTATTCTTTCTATAACCCTTTGTTCTTTATCATAAATATCCTGAGGTATATCTACATTCTTTTCGGGTTCACCACATGAGAGAAAAAGAATAAATGGGATGATAATGAAATTTTTTATATCACTCATCGTCTTATTTTTTAGTAGTGAAATTGAAATAATAGAAATCATACAGCTGCTGTAAATGGAAGAGAGGAAACAAAACTAAAGTTTCAAACTCCTCTACTGTAAATCTCTTAGCCTTAATCATTTTGCTATCAAATCTACGCTCTCCCCAAAACGCCTTCGGCCCTTTCGCTTTAAGCGCATATTCGGCATCAACCGCACTAATCGTCATCAACTCACTCTCCATCTCTTCCCACGATTCAACCTCCGCATTTTCCTTAATCGGTCGGAAGAAATTCTCAATGATCTTTTCCAATGAGCCTTGGTGTTCCTTTTTGTAGTGTTCCCATTGGGGATTGCTGGCGTATGTTGGGTTTTGGGCTTGGTATGGGTCCCAGAATTGTGCTTTCATCATATCACGGTCGTATTTTTCGGCTTCTTGGTCTTTGAGGCCTTTGTTGTTTCTTTCTTGTTGGATTTTTTCAAAAAATTGATCCTTTTGGTCTTTGGCGTGTTTGCCCATGGCGCCACTAACGTAGGCATTATAGATGGTCGAGATATAGGAGAGCGTGTCGGTGGTTCATTAGTTCAAGCGTCCCGCTTGGACTAATTTCTGATCCAAGCGTGATGCTTGAACCAGAGTAAACTGGTTGATTCAGAGGCTACCCTAATACCACTCATACCCCTTCTCAAATTGCTCCTGACTTACCGGCAAACCTTCAAAGGATTTATCATAAAACATGTACAAATGCAAGTAGCATTTCTTTTCCCTACTGATGTCGAACATTTCTACAGGTAGATTTTCTTTTGAAATGGCATTCCCCCAAACAGAAATGGTTTCTAAATTCGGCATTTGCCCAAAGGATTTAGGTAGGTTTCTCAACTGATTATTTGTAACATATATTCTTCTTAACTTTTGAAGTTTGGAAATCTTTTCCGGAATTTCTGAAATCTTATTCCCTCTAAAGCCCAAAACTTCCAAGCTTGGAATTTCAAAAACATAATCTGGAATGCTTGTTAGCTCATTGTATTCCAAATCCAAATTCTTCAAATTTTTACAATCCCTTATTTCCTCAGGTATTGGAATTGTTCTTGGAATACTATTTCTATTGTAAAAAGCTGTCCCGAACTCCGCATTAAAACTAAAATTCAGTTCCTCTAAGGAATCTTGTTTTCCTAAATTAGGGGAAATGTAGGTGAGTTGATTACAGTCTGTCATCCAAATTTTCTTGATCTTCATGGAGGAAATCTCATCTGGGATAGAATCGATAGCAGTTTCAGCTAAGTGAAAGTAAATCGCAGGAGAGTTAGGATCTTGCTTGATGATGGGAAACTTGGTGATTTTAGTTACAGGCATATAAAGCACCTTTAAATTGGGGAAATACAAAGTATCATCAATTATTTCAATTGGGTTATTTCTTAACTGGATAGCCTCTAAGCTATTCATTTTTAGAAGCTGTTTAGGGAAGGACTCAAAGTCATTATCCCCCAAATAAATTTGAATTAACCGTAACTCACTTATCCAATTCGGTAAGTCACTTAAATTTCCATCCATCAGTAAAATTTTTAAAGAGTCAAATAATTGTAACTCGGTTGGTACTTCACCATTGGTTAGACTATCAAGAGATACTTTGTAAACAAGATCATTATCATCTTTGTATATTGAGGCATTAGAATGCAATTTCTTTATAATTTCTATTGCCTTTTGTTCCTTATCATATACCTCTTGTGGTATATTTATTTTATTTTCGGAAATGCACGATGAGAATAATATCATCAAACAAGTGAAGACCATATATTTTGCCCTATTCATCACCTTAATGTTTAGTCGTGAAATTGAAGTAATAAAAATCATATTGTTGATGTAGATGAAAGAGAGGATACAATACCAATGCCTCAAATTCCTTAATAGTAAATTTCTTTTCTAACACCTCGTTTTCAAATATATTTTTACCTCCCCAAAACGCCTTAGGCCCACCTTTCCCCAAAACATAATCTGCATCATCCGCACTAATAGTCATCAACTCACTCTCCATCTCTTTCCAAGTTGCCACCTCCGCATTTTCCTTAATCGGTCGGAAGAAATTCTCAATGATGTTTTCCAATGAGCCTTGGTGTTGCTTTTTGTAGTGCTCCCATTGGGGATTGGAGGCGTATGTTGGGTTTTGGGCTTGGTATTGGTCCCAGAATTGTGCTTTCATCATATCACGGTCGTATTTTTCGGCTTCCTCATCTTTGAGGCCTTTGTTGTTTCTTTCTTGTTGGATTTTTTCAAAAAATTGATCCTTTTGGTCTTTGGCTTCTTTGGCCATGGCGCCACTAACGTAGGCGTTATAAATGGTCGAGATATAGGAGAGCGTGTCGGTGGCGGGCTCAATATGAAAAACACGTTCATATTCGGCCTGAAAGTCCATGCCTCCTGCAAGGGAACCATAGCCACCCTGCCAAAGGGTTCGCTTGGCTTTGATATCAAGCGTGCCCGTGCCTCCTATTTCATAGAACTGGGGGATCAACTGCCCTTTTTCCAAAACAAAGGTGGCGTTGAAGTTGATGGAGAGGTTGCCTCAATACTGTCGGCCATACCACCTATACCCCCTCTCAAATTGCTCCTGACTTACCGGCAAGCCCTCATAAGATTTATCATTACTCATATACAAAAGCAAGGCACATTTCTTTTCCCTTCTAATATCAAACATTTCTACGGGCAGATTTTCTTTTGAAATGGCATTTCCCCAAACTGAAATGGTTTCTAAGTTGGGCATTTTCCCAAAGGATTTAGGTAGGGTTTTCAGCTGATTATTTGTAACATAAATTCTTCTTAACTTTTGAAGTTTGGAAATCTTTTCCGGAATTTCTGAAATCTTATTCCCTCTAAAGCCCAAAATTTCCAAGCTTGGGATTTCAAAAACATAATCTGGAATGCTTGTTAGCTCATTGTATTCCAAATCCAAATTTTTCAAATTTTTACAATGTTTTATTTCCTCAGGTATTGGAATTGTTCTTGGAATACTATTTCGATTGTAAAAAGCTGTCCCGAACTCCGCATGAAAACTAAAATTTAATTCCTCCAATGAATCTTGTTGTCCTAAATTAGGGGATATGTAAGTGAGATTGTTGCAGTCCGACATCCAAATTCTTTTGATCTTCATGGAGGAAATTTCATCAGGGATAGAATCGATAAGAGTCTCTTTAAAATGGAAATCTATGGCTGGGGAGTTAGGATCTTGCCTGATGATGGGGAACTTGGTGATCTTGGTATTTGGCAACCAAAATGTTTGCAAGTTCGGGAAATAAAGTTGATCATCTATTGAAACAATTGGATTGCTCCTTAAAACTATAAGCGACAAACTACTCATACTTAGAAGCTGTTTTGGAAATTGATTGAAATTATTATTACCCAAATAAACTTCAGACAAAGGTAATTTACTAAACCATTCAGGTAGTTCACTCAATGAACCGTCATTAAATAATACAATTTTTAAATTATCAAAACGTTGTAACTCTATAGGTAACTCTCCATTAGATAGACTATCAATTGCAACCAAGGTAACAAAACCATTATCATCTTTTTCGAAGTCGGCATTAGGGTATTGTGCCTTTATAGCCTCGATCGCCTCTTGTTCCTTTTCATAAACTGCTTGAGGAATTTTACTATTTTCCCCGGAAGTACAAGATGAAATGATCATAAGAAAAATGGAGAAAATTAGGTGTTTTATTTTTCTGATCATCTTATTGCTTGGTTGTAAAATTGAAATAATAAAAATCATATTGTTGATGTAGATGAAAAAGTGGAAATAATACCAGTGTCTCAAATTCTTCAATAGTAAACTTTTTTATATTTATATCCGTTTTCGTGAAATTTCGCTCTCCCCAAAACCCCTTCGGTCCGCCTTTCCCCAAAACATAATCTGCATCAACCGCACTAATGGTCATCAATTCATCCTCCATCTCTTCCCACGATTCCACCTCCGCATTTTCCTTAATGGGTCGGAAGAAATTCTCAATGATTTTTTCCAATGAGCCTTGGTGTTCCTTTTTGTAGTGTTCCCATTGGGGATTGCTGGCATATGTTGGGTTTTGGGCTTGGTATGGGTCCCAGAATTGTGCTTTCATCATATCACGGTCGTATTTTTCAGCTTCTTGGTCTTTGAGGCCTTTGTTGTTTCTTTCTTGTTGGATTTTTTCAAAAAATTGATCCTTTTGGTCTTTGGCGTGTTTGCCCATGGCGCCACTAACGTAGGCATTATAGATGGTCGAGATATAGGAGAGCGTGTCGGTGGCGGGCTCAATATGAAAAACACGTTCATATTCCGCCTGGAAGTCCATGCCTCCTGCAAGGGAACCATAGCCACCCTGCCAAAGGGTTCGCTTGGCTTTGATATCAAGCGTGCCCGTGCCTCCTATTTCGTAGAACTGGGGGATCAATTGTCCCTTTTCCAAAACAAAGGTGGCGTTGAAGTTGATGGATAAATCACCTCCTATTCGATTTACCTTTTTGTTTTGGGCTTCATGCAATTGGTTAATGGCAATTGGCTTTTTCTGATATTTTTCAAATATATGTTGTTTGTTTTTCAGGTACGTTACATAGTTGCGCTTCGCCGCGCGCTCAAAACCATCCTGTTCCATATTGGGTAGCGCAAGTAAAGTCTGCCCCAAACCATTGTAACTGTTACCCAATAAGCTTAATAAATCCGTAAACAGCCCCTTACCTTTTAGTAAATCCTGAATCTGCCCGACCGTTTTTTTGATATTTTCAGCGAGATGGGCTACGCCATCTTTTGTTTTGGAGATTTGATCTTTGAAGGTCTTCAAATGTGTTTTCAAGGATTCCAAATCTGCCATATCTTTGAGTAGCCCAAACAAATCATCGAGTGAAATTTCCAAGGAAAACGTCAGGTACTGCCCATTATTGTCCTTATTGGCGTCATAGGCAATATTGGAATAGGTGATGTCCAAGGGACCAAAATTGGTCTGATAATTGGACACGATGGCTGCATTTGCAAATTCCGCAGACTGGTTTTTGCTATTTGTTCGGTTCACCTTTTGACCAATATAGCCTGGTGCAAGGGTTTCATGGCTGCTGATCATACTGCTGTTTTTGCCCAAGCCACTGTCTTTATAGGTGGCACTTAAGTTGGGCTCTTGCTGATTTTTGATCAGCTTGGGAGCCGTCATGGCATTTTTGCGAACGTCTTCATCATCAAAATACTGAATGAATTTAGGTAAATAGGCACCATTGCCCAATAGGGCGACATAAAGGTCATGGTTAAGGGCTGCCGCAAAATGATCGATATGGTCATAGGCATGGGTTTTTCCCATGATTTTAAAGGATTTGCTGGCCCTGAGTTGGGTAAAATACAAATCAAGGCCACCTTCGATTTCACCTTTGAGGGAGGTGGTGGCGGTAATGCCCAAATCGTAGCCCTGTTCGAGTGATGCCATGCTTCGGGCGGTCAGGCGAAGGTAGAGTACCAATAAAGCCCTGCCTTCGAGGTAAACGGCGAGATTGAAAGTCAGACTGCCACCGCCATATTCATGGTAGAGCGATTTTAATATTTTAGCAAAATCTTCGGGCTGATAATTCCCCGCATCAATCTGTAGATCCCCCAAGCTATTGACCCGAATGGCGGCCGATTGAATCTGACGCAATCGGCCATTGATCAGGTGATAGTACAAACTTTGGGCATACACCTGCTCTGCGGGCGCATGGATCACCTGCCCTACCCGTAGGATCGCCTTTACCCCATTATAATGGGTGATCATTCCACGGGAATCAATCTCTTCCCAACTGGGGTTATAATATTTTAAATCATCGATGGTGATGCCCCATTGTGCCGCAAGCGCAGAAAGACTGTCGCCCGCCTGCACCACATAGGCATAGAGCGGACTGCCCTCAGCACTGTGCTGAAATTTGACATAACTGCCGTTGGGCAATTGAGCGACCTGCAGATTCCAGTCCTGATCGGTATTGACCTGAAACTGATCGGTCAGCTCCTTAACACCTTCACCGTGGAGATCATAATCACGGGCAGTCAGGTAAGCCATTGCCGTCGCTAAGCTATCATTAGAAAGCGCATAGAGTGGCACACGATAAGACACATTGTTGCCTGCCAAACCGACGGTTTGCGGTATGAACTGTGTGCCTACTTGCAGTCTGGTCAGGTCTTTCAAATTATCGATGATCTCCCCCCCATAATTGTTTAGGTAGGCTTGCTTGAATGCGGCAATATTAGCCGGGTGCAATCGCAAGGATGCCAGGGTTGAAAAGAGCTCATACTGATCGACGACCTGCTTTTGGGAAGAGGCCTTATTTATTGCATTAAAGGCCCTATCGGCCAATTGCT from Persicobacter psychrovividus encodes the following:
- a CDS encoding leucine-rich repeat domain-containing protein, which gives rise to MIFIISILQPSNKMIRKIKHLIFSIFLMIISSCTSGENSKIPQAVYEKEQEAIEAIKAQYPNADFEKDDNGFVTLVAIDSLSNGELPIELQRFDNLKIVLFNDGSLSELPEWFSKLPLSEVYLGNNNFNQFPKQLLSMSSLSLIVLRSNPIVSIDDQLYFPNLQTFWLPNTKITKFPIIRQDPNSPAIDFHFKETLIDSIPDEISSMKIKRIWMSDCNNLTYISPNLGQQDSLEELNFSFHAEFGTAFYNRNSIPRTIPIPEEIKHCKNLKNLDLEYNELTSIPDYVFEIPSLEILGFRGNKISEIPEKISKLQKLRRIYVTNNQLKTLPKSFGKMPNLETISVWGNAISKENLPVEMFDIRREKKCALLLYMSNDKSYEGLPVSQEQFERGYRWYGRQY
- a CDS encoding LysM domain-containing protein codes for the protein MSSTYIRRPAHKQQESVQYQRKEMQPENADLKWQQAKQALQQALETGGGLSSVAAVVKKHFLHQPDLFFLAYEQVGWMQQDAFCVEFVLALSRFELTILPKPIKEAIDAEFDDLRSSTGKRALAKEKIATVLKYQQDQPNDQHNIQTIDYLAGSLKRALISGRMVDAKQVLLSFDGDAHALKLLRLLYEGDLWMDLQDNDLRNLLLMTVAKAEQLPELNAQNRPEGVLVIERTETEMLDYTYYMGKGEGFAHLQDKFQLSLMDLLTVNGWSLGKGGRYIDNDNQQEKFLQQGQRVLLPEWSIKLMTGTLIYELNQQGHGRWLEKGSLLLDRSNVDVNAVAETIAQWVNSSDNLMPQLREIHQKVFELEGDASAIFELQEAFRMQMPDITLQQAIHKKRREYYDEFVWRNMSAEDRACLRGIQEALQVKEFDASNFLSEKEEQGIKEEEKLLPKVKFWDGLNAEQLADRAFNAINKASSQKQVVDQYELFSTLASLRLHPANIAAFKQAYLNNYGGEIIDNLKDLTRLQVGTQFIPQTVGLAGNNVSYRVPLYALSNDSLATAMAYLTARDYDLHGEGVKELTDQFQVNTDQDWNLQVAQLPNGSYVKFQHSAEGSPLYAYVVQAGDSLSALAAQWGITIDDLKYYNPSWEEIDSRGMITHYNGVKAILRVGQVIHAPAEQVYAQSLYYHLINGRLRQIQSAAIRVNSLGDLQIDAGNYQPEDFAKILKSLYHEYGGGSLTFNLAVYLEGRALLVLYLRLTARSMASLEQGYDLGITATTSLKGEIEGGLDLYFTQLRASKSFKIMGKTHAYDHIDHFAAALNHDLYVALLGNGAYLPKFIQYFDDEDVRKNAMTAPKLIKNQQEPNLSATYKDSGLGKNSSMISSHETLAPGYIGQKVNRTNSKNQSAEFANAAIVSNYQTNFGPLDITYSNIAYDANKDNNGQYLTFSLEISLDDLFGLLKDMADLESLKTHLKTFKDQISKTKDGVAHLAENIKKTVGQIQDLLKGKGLFTDLLSLLGNSYNGLGQTLLALPNMEQDGFERAAKRNYVTYLKNKQHIFEKYQKKPIAINQLHEAQNKKVNRIGGDLSINFNATFVLEKGQLIPQFYEIGGTGTLDIKAKRTLWQGGYGSLAGGMDFQAEYERVFHIEPATDTLSYISTIYNAYVSGAMGKHAKDQKDQFFEKIQQERNNKGLKDQEAEKYDRDMMKAQFWDPYQAQNPTYASNPQWEHYKKEHQGSLEKIIENFFRPIKENAEVESWEEMEDELMTISAVDADYVLGKGGPKGFWGERNFTKTDINIKKFTIEEFETLVLFPLFHLHQQYDFYYFNFTTKQ